Proteins found in one Paenibacillus dendritiformis genomic segment:
- a CDS encoding ABC transporter substrate-binding protein, with translation MKKKWKVSILLLAVISLLGGCFGGKPALEELDSEGKGKIKVLYYDEGSFYSDYGNNFNVKYPNIEFEVISTGTIYQDMQENGTSYEEEYLKFIEKHKPDVIMTSSDSFEKLVEEGKLYNLDTVIEQEKFDLDGFMPGSVDMLRERGGGSLYGLAPYFHASVIYYNPDMFREHHIDPPRNQMSWKELLELSSRFAGLGSGDDQIYGLADEFGQADGMLFNVALSSSLRVFDAKGEKITFNTDGWKEAMELTAKAIRDKGIYTASLEPEKENTMYYLQTEQFFKGKVAMILGSSWLMSNLRNQAVYASDSEEINWDFVTAPVDPAAPEESAFTMLSSIYAIAADSPNKRAAWEFVKFVNGPEMAKAASRSFRGELPTRADAMTEVDGKSMEPFYMLRPKASSGSLWGGTSVNIPDGFRMTFSNIIIKELKAMVENGKSAEEAVAVIETEGNAALQQAREAAKAKEQAGKK, from the coding sequence ATGAAAAAGAAATGGAAGGTTTCCATACTGCTGCTTGCTGTCATTTCTTTGCTGGGAGGCTGCTTCGGCGGGAAGCCCGCGCTTGAAGAGCTGGACTCCGAGGGCAAGGGGAAAATTAAAGTGCTCTATTATGACGAGGGCAGCTTTTATAGCGATTACGGGAACAACTTCAATGTGAAGTATCCCAATATTGAGTTCGAGGTCATCAGCACGGGGACAATCTATCAGGATATGCAGGAAAACGGGACGAGCTATGAGGAGGAATATCTCAAATTTATCGAGAAGCACAAGCCGGATGTCATTATGACGAGTTCGGACAGCTTCGAGAAGCTGGTGGAGGAAGGGAAGCTGTACAATCTGGACACGGTAATCGAGCAGGAGAAATTCGATCTGGACGGTTTTATGCCCGGATCCGTCGATATGCTTCGGGAACGCGGCGGCGGCTCGCTATACGGCTTGGCTCCGTACTTTCATGCCTCGGTCATCTACTATAATCCCGATATGTTCCGAGAACATCATATTGACCCGCCGCGCAATCAGATGAGCTGGAAAGAATTGCTCGAATTGTCGAGCCGCTTCGCGGGCCTCGGTTCCGGGGACGATCAGATTTATGGTTTGGCTGATGAGTTCGGCCAAGCCGACGGCATGCTTTTTAATGTGGCACTCAGTTCGTCGCTCCGGGTGTTCGACGCGAAGGGAGAGAAGATCACCTTCAACACGGACGGCTGGAAGGAAGCGATGGAACTGACAGCCAAGGCGATTCGCGACAAGGGGATCTATACGGCTTCTCTGGAGCCGGAAAAAGAAAATACGATGTATTATTTGCAGACCGAGCAGTTCTTCAAAGGCAAAGTCGCGATGATACTCGGATCGAGCTGGCTCATGAGCAATCTTCGGAATCAGGCGGTGTATGCCAGCGACAGTGAAGAGATCAATTGGGATTTTGTGACGGCGCCCGTCGATCCGGCTGCGCCGGAGGAGTCCGCCTTTACCATGTTGAGTTCCATCTATGCGATCGCGGCCGATTCCCCGAACAAGCGGGCGGCTTGGGAGTTCGTGAAGTTCGTGAACGGTCCGGAAATGGCGAAGGCCGCTTCCCGTTCCTTCCGGGGCGAACTGCCGACTAGGGCGGACGCGATGACAGAAGTGGACGGCAAAAGCATGGAACCCTTCTATATGCTGCGGCCGAAGGCATCGAGCGGTTCCTTATGGGGGGGGACGAGCGTCAATATCCCGGACGGATTCCGCATGACCTTCTCGAACATTATCATTAAGGAATTGAAGGCGATGGTCGAGAACGGAAAGAGCGCGGAGGAGGCCGTGGCCGTGATCGAGACAGAGGGGAATGCAGCCCTCCAGCAGGCGCGGGAGGCGGCCAAAGCGAAGGAGCAGGCCGGGAAGAAATAA
- a CDS encoding ABC transporter ATP-binding protein, protein MESLLHIERLTGGYSVGRPVLHDINFTVEAGQMIGLIGLNGAGKSTTMKHILGLLEPQSGKVTLQGRTLAEAPEQYRAALAYVPETPLLYDALTVREHLVWTATAYGVDKARFEQRVAELAQLFQMEPHLDKAAQHLSKGMKQKTMLMCAFAVRPPLYIIDEPFLGLDPLGIRSLLQYMKSVKEEGAALLVSSHILSTIEQYCDGFVLLHQGRVLGAGSQEELRKQWSGHSGRPAEERLEDLFYTWVTDVQQGGGDRPWNG, encoded by the coding sequence ATGGAATCTTTATTACATATTGAAAGGTTGACCGGCGGCTACAGTGTCGGCAGACCCGTTCTCCACGATATTAACTTCACGGTCGAAGCCGGCCAGATGATCGGATTGATCGGGCTGAACGGCGCCGGGAAGAGCACGACGATGAAGCATATTCTCGGGCTGCTTGAGCCGCAGTCCGGCAAGGTAACGCTGCAGGGACGTACGCTGGCGGAAGCGCCGGAGCAGTACCGGGCGGCATTGGCGTACGTTCCCGAGACCCCGCTGCTGTATGACGCCTTGACCGTGCGTGAGCATCTGGTCTGGACGGCCACCGCTTATGGGGTGGACAAGGCCCGATTCGAGCAGCGGGTGGCCGAGCTCGCGCAGTTGTTCCAGATGGAGCCGCATCTGGATAAGGCGGCTCAGCATCTATCCAAGGGCATGAAGCAGAAGACGATGCTGATGTGCGCATTTGCGGTTCGCCCTCCGCTCTATATCATTGACGAGCCGTTCCTTGGCCTTGATCCGCTAGGCATCCGTTCGCTGCTTCAATATATGAAGAGCGTCAAGGAAGAAGGGGCGGCGCTGCTCGTCAGCTCGCATATTTTGTCCACGATCGAGCAATATTGCGACGGCTTCGTCCTCCTGCACCAAGGAAGAGTGCTGGGCGCGGGCAGCCAGGAGGAGCTGCGGAAGCAGTGGAGCGGCCACTCCGGCCGGCCTGCCGAAGAACGGCTGGAGGATCTCTTCTATACGTGGGTGACCGACGTGCAGCAGGGGGGCGGTGATCGTCCATGGAACGGATAA
- a CDS encoding ABC transporter substrate-binding protein: protein MTDKWRSVLLLAVIAMLGGCMGKAPVLEELGEDGAGKLKVMSYSEALFYEEYGNSFHMKYPNIQFEVASIQEIYKDMDELSLSYQDAFMRFVEKNKPDVIMCEYGQFEQLIQEDKLYNLDTIIAEETFDLDGYLPGVIDVLRESGGGSVYGLAPTLDTAAVFYNAELFRAHHIELPRNKMTWQELFELSERFAALDSGEESLYGLSEQHASPVMLFYEIAETSSLRLVDAKGEKVIFNTEGWKEVLEMVSGAIRSHALHAPSPKPDSDTSVSMLTDSPFFRGKAAMVIGNFFFFTDLRNRPQYDKDAQKIDWGVVTVPVDPQFPDVSPHIRPAAIFAISADSPNKRAAWEFVKHVNDPEKAKKESRTLGKGLPARSEFFTEVDGKNVEALYMLKPKGKWGLWGESARNIPSSFLPSMHDLLEREIMAVADGKKTVEEAAASIESEGNEALKQARKAAEMKREAAKQKSGQDAGSAPQEDQEGAAEGV from the coding sequence GTGACAGACAAATGGAGGTCCGTCCTGCTGCTAGCGGTGATTGCTATGCTGGGCGGGTGCATGGGCAAGGCTCCCGTACTGGAGGAGCTAGGGGAAGACGGCGCGGGGAAGCTGAAGGTCATGTCTTACAGCGAAGCGTTATTTTATGAAGAATACGGCAATTCGTTTCATATGAAGTATCCCAATATTCAGTTCGAAGTCGCGAGCATCCAGGAGATCTATAAGGATATGGATGAGCTGTCTCTCAGCTATCAGGATGCGTTCATGAGGTTCGTCGAAAAAAACAAGCCGGATGTCATTATGTGCGAATACGGCCAATTCGAGCAGTTGATTCAGGAGGATAAGCTGTATAATTTGGATACGATTATCGCCGAGGAGACATTCGATCTCGATGGGTACTTGCCCGGGGTCATCGATGTGCTTCGGGAGTCCGGCGGCGGATCGGTATACGGGCTCGCCCCGACGCTGGATACCGCAGCGGTCTTCTATAACGCCGAGCTGTTCCGGGCGCATCATATCGAGCTTCCGCGGAATAAGATGACCTGGCAAGAGCTGTTCGAACTGTCGGAGCGCTTCGCGGCGCTCGATTCCGGAGAGGAGAGCTTGTATGGCTTGTCCGAGCAGCACGCCTCGCCCGTCATGTTGTTCTATGAGATCGCGGAGACATCGTCGCTGCGTCTCGTCGATGCGAAGGGAGAAAAGGTTATCTTCAACACGGAGGGGTGGAAGGAAGTGCTGGAGATGGTGAGCGGGGCCATCCGGAGCCACGCTCTGCATGCCCCGTCTCCGAAGCCGGACTCGGATACATCCGTTTCTATGCTCACGGATTCACCGTTCTTTCGCGGCAAAGCCGCGATGGTCATCGGCAACTTCTTCTTCTTCACGGATCTGCGCAACCGGCCGCAATATGATAAGGACGCGCAAAAAATCGATTGGGGCGTCGTGACCGTCCCCGTCGATCCGCAATTCCCGGATGTATCGCCTCATATTCGTCCGGCCGCCATCTTCGCGATTTCTGCCGATTCCCCGAACAAGCGGGCGGCCTGGGAATTCGTGAAGCATGTCAACGACCCGGAAAAGGCGAAGAAGGAATCGCGGACGCTGGGCAAGGGACTTCCGGCAAGAAGCGAGTTCTTCACCGAAGTCGACGGAAAGAACGTCGAGGCATTATATATGCTGAAGCCAAAAGGAAAATGGGGGCTCTGGGGGGAATCGGCCCGGAACATCCCAAGTTCGTTCCTTCCTTCCATGCACGACCTGCTGGAGCGAGAAATTATGGCGGTAGCCGACGGCAAGAAAACGGTCGAAGAAGCGGCCGCCTCTATCGAAAGCGAAGGCAACGAGGCGCTCAAGCAAGCGCGGAAGGCGGCGGAGATGAAGCGGGAGGCCGCGAAGCAGAAGAGCGGCCAAGACGCAGGCTCGGCGCCGCAAGAGGACCAGGAAGGGGCGGCCGAAGGCGTGTAA